Genomic segment of Mycolicibacterium psychrotolerans:
CAGCGGGGTGGCGATCGCGAGCAGGGTGCCCAGCAGGCCCGCCACGATCGCGATCAGTCGCGCGGTGCGGTGGTTGCTACCTGTTCCTGGCTGCTGCACCACGGGGCTAGATGGTAGATGGCTTGCGGATGGCCAGCACGAACGGCCCGATGGTGGACACGTCGAAGCGCGGATCGTCGAACAGCGCGTCGTCGAGTGCGACGTGGTAGCGGCGCACGTTGGGCTGATTCGGATACACGTCCTCGGCCAGCCGCAGCGTGTAGGTGTCGTTGGCGCCGCGGCGCATAAGGAAGACCGTGGGCGGTGGCCAGGGCAGGGCGTCGAGCGCGGCGACGAACTGGTCGGCGTCGGTCAGCATGGACCAGCCCTCGATGGCGCCGGCCCGCTCCTCGAACTGGGCGAGCGGGTTGGCGTAGTGCGACGTCAGGCCCTGGAAGCCGTAGTAGGGGTAATACGACAGGAAGCTGTAGTCGGCGGTCAGCACGACGGTCTGGTTGCGCGGGCGGCCCGTCACCTGCTGGATCTTCGCGTCGACCTCGCGGTAGTACTGCTCGGCGCCCGGGGGGCGGCGGTCGGCCCGCTGACCGGAGCCGTCGGTGTCGGTGTAGGCGACCACGATGTCGGAGCGCAGCACGTCGGGGATGTCCTGGCTGAACGTGACGGCGCCCAGGGCGCCGACCGCGGTGGCGACGGCGATGACCCGGTGTGCGTTCGGTGCGGCGACGCGGCCGGCCAGCGCCCGGGCCGCCTCGAGGAACCCGAACGCGCCTGCGGCGGTCAGCAGCACGGTCAGCGTCGGCTGCAACCGGAAGGACAGCAGCGTGGTGCCCACCAGCGTGGTGACCATCGACAGCAGCGCCCAGGCGTAGACGGCCAACACGGCGACGGCGAGCGCGCCCGCTCGCGTCGAGCTGCGCGCTCGCACGACGAGCCACAGGGTGCCCAGCATGCACAGCGCGCCGAGCAGCGTGAACTGCAGCATCGGGAAGGACAGCTGGGCGCCGTCGACGGGCAGGTAGTGCTGGGCGGTGCCGCTGTCGGCGGGAGTGCCCTTGGCCGCGGCGATCAGGTAGGGCCCCCACCCGATCAGCGCGATCGCGCCGGAGATCGCCGCGATGACGAGCAGCCGCAGCAGCGGGTCGAGCGCTCGCCGGGCGACGGCCAGCAGCACGGCCATGATGGTCAGCGTGAACGCGGCGTAGCCCAGCAGCAGGGTGTAGAACAGCGCGGCGCCGCCGAGGAAGATGCCGACCGCGACGACGGCCGCCCAGCCCCCGCCGTGCCCATTCCCCGGGTCGCTCCGCTCCTGCCCGCCGTGCCCATTCCCCGGGTCGCTCCGCTCCTGCCCGCCGGTCCGGCCTCGCGCGCCCAGCCCCGACCAGGCCAGCACGAAGACGGGCGGCAGCAGCACGGTGATGATGGCGGCGTAGGGCTCGGCGGGGGAGTAGGCGAGCGCGGCGGCGGCGGTGGCGGTCGAGACGACGAGTGCGTACTCGAAGCGGACCATCGCGGTCCACAGCACCAGCGCGAGCACGATCGCCACGGTGATCGAGATGATCGACCACGGCTTGAACATCTCCCAGGCCGGAGTGCCGGTCAGCGCGGCCAGTCGGCCGCCGATCCAGAACCAGCCCGGTGGGTAGAACGGCGGCAGGCCGATGTAGGTCATGTCGTGCAGGCTCGCCGAGTCCGTCAGGCGGGTCAGGTATTCGGTGCGGAACTGCTGGTCGACGGAGATGCCGAACAGGTACAACTTGGTGGCTCCCAGCGGCATGGCCAGCGTCACCACCGAAAAGGCGGCGAGGAAGAACACCGCGCCGAGACGGGCCAGGGTGCGTCGGCCGCGCCGCCACACCAGCCCGGCGGCGAGAAGCCCTGCCAGGCAGACGACTTGACCGACGGTGGTCAGCGCGTGCAGCTGGTTGGACGAGTTGTAGGCGGGCCACTCGACGCGCGCGATCGCGGCCAGGCTGATCACCGCGACCACGGCGGCCAGGACGGTCGCAACGACCATCTGGCCGAGCACGGCCAGGGCGCTGCGCATCAGATGGGCAGCTTGCGGAAGATCGGACGGGGGATGTGGCGCAGTACCATCATCACGTAGCGGAAGGCGCCGGGCGCCCAGACCAGATCCTTGCCCTTGGCCGAGGCGGTGACCGCGAGTTCGGCGACGTACTCCTTGTCGACGGTCAACGGGGCTTCCTTGACGTGGGCGCTCATTCGGGTGCGCACCTGGCCGGGCCGGATGACGAGAACGCGAACGCCGTACTCGCGCAGTGCTTCTCCCAGGCCGAGGTAGAAGCCGTCGAGCCCGGCCTTGGTGGAGCCGTAGACGAAGTTGGACCGCCGGACGCGTTCGCCTGCCGCGGAGCTCATCGCGATGATCTGCCCGGAGCCCTGGGCGCGCATCTTGTCGCCGAGCAGCACGCCGACCGACACCGCGGCGGTGTAGTTGATGTCGGCGATCTGGACGGCTTTGCGCTGATTCTGCCAGAGTTCCTCGGCGTCGCCGAGCAGCCCGAACGCGACAATCGCGACGTCGACATCACCGTGCGCCCAGGCCTTCTCGATGACAGCGGGGTGGCTGTCGGTGTCGACGGCGTCGAAGTCGATGACCTCCACGGCCTTCGCGCCTGCCTCCTGCATCTGGGTCTGCGCGGCGGCGCGCAGGGGGTCGCCGGGCATGCAGGCGAGGATCACCCGGGCTTTGGCGTTGCGCAGGTAGCGCGCGCAGATCGCCAGCCCGATCTCGGAAGTGCCTCCGAGGAGCAGGATGGTCTGGGGGTTACCCGTTGCGTCGAACACCATTAGAGGAGCTCCAGTCGTCGGGCCATGTCGGAGGCGAAGACCCCGTCGGGATCGACCTTGCGGCGCAACGTGATCCATTCGTCGATGCGGGGGTACATGGCGTGGAAGGTCTCGGCGGTGGTGCGGGAATCCTTGGCAGTGTAGAGCCGGCCGCCGAATTCGAGCACCCGCTGGTCGAGGCCGTTGAGGAACTCGTTGAGCCCCGGCTTGATCGGGAAGTCGACGCAGACGTTCCAGCCGGGGATCGGGAAGCTCAGCGGCGCTTGGTTTCCCGGTCCGAACAGCTTGAACACGTTGAGGAACGAGTAGAACCCTGAGCGCTGGATGTCGACGAGGATCGCCTTGAACTCCTCGACGGCGTCGGTGGGGACGACGAACTGGTACTGGCTGAATCCGTCGGAGCCGTAGGCCCGGTTCCACTCCCCGAACATGTCGAGCGGATGGTAGAACTGCGTCAGATTCTGGACCTTGCCGCGGTAGGTGCCCGACTTGCGGTACCAGAGCTCGCCGATCGGCATGAACGTGTATTTGTTGGCCAACCCGTTGGGGAAGATGTCGGGCAACGTGAGCAGTTGCGGCGCATCGAATTCCAGCGGATTCTTCTGCAGCTTGGCCGGCAGCTGGTCGAGGGTGGCCAGCGAGCCGCGGGAGATCGCTGCCCGGCCCAGCTTCGGTGGGGCGCTGATCGCGTCGAACCAGGCGCTGGAGTAGGTGTAGTTGTCCTCGGTGCCGTCGCTGTGGAAGGAGATGGTCTCGTCGAGGCTGTGGGTGACATCGCCATCGGCGATGAAGTAGGCGGTCTCGGTGGGCGTCATCGCGATGGTGGCGCGCAGAATGATGCCGGTCAGCCCGTTGCCGCCGACGGTGGCCCAGAACAGGTCGCTGTCGGAGCCGGTCGGGGTGATCGTGCGGACGCGGCCGTCGGCGGTCAGGAGGTCCATCGAGCGGACGTGGTTGCCGAAGCTGCCGGCGCTGTGGTGATTCTTGCCGTGGATGTCGCAGGCGATGGCGCCGCCGATGGTGACCTGGCGGGTGCCGGGGAGGACGGGCACCCACAGCCCCAGCGGTAGTGCGGCGCGCATCAGTTGGTCGAGGTTGACGCCGGCGTCGACGTCGACGAGGGCGTCGTCGGTGTTGATCGAGTGGATGCGGTTGAGCGCGTTCATGTCGATGACGAGCCCGCCGCCGTTCTGGGCGTTGTCGCCGTAGGAGCGGCCGAGGCCGCGGGCGAGAACGCCGCGGTCGGGTTGCTCGGCGGCGCGTGCGACGGCGTTGACGATCACCTCGGGATCCGGCGTCGACAGCACCTGCGCGACGGTCGGAGCGGTGCGGCCCCAGCCGGTCAGGCGCTTGGCGGTGGTCGGAAACTCGGTGCGAAACATCGTCACAGAGGGTACCGCCTGCGGCGGGCTGCCTAGCGCAGCCGGAAGATGACCGCGCGCTGGACGATGAAGTTGATCACCGTCGCAGTGCCCTGCGCGATGACGAAGGCGACCGGCACGCGCCAGGGCTGATCCTCGAACTGCATGTAGAACACGTAGTTGATGCCGACCTGGACGGCGTAGGTCACGGCGTAGAGCGCGACCACCGCGATGAAGCGGGCCCGGCTCGGCGGCGCCTGGAACGTCCAGCGCCTATTGATCAGGTAGGCGGTCGTCGTGCCGGCGATGAAGCTGAGGGTCTTGGCGACGTTGACGTGCAGCCCGGCGGCCAGCAGCGCGACGTACAGGCCGAAGTCGACGATCGCGGAGAGCCCACCGGTCACGACGAAGCGCCAGATCTGCGTCGTCAGGCTCAGCTGCGGTGACATCGGGGGCTCGGCCACCGGGGCAGCTTACGGGCTTGGGGACGTCACCTGCGGCGTGGCAGGCGCGAGGCGGGCGACTCCGCGCAACAGCCACGGTGTGCGACGGGCCACCACGGCTACGGCACGGTCGGTGCGACGCATCGCGGCGCGGGGGCCGGGAGTGGCCGTGGACATCAATCTCGCTTCGGAGGACCCTGCGCGGGGACCGCGGCGATCGACCACGAGGAGTTGCCAGACGCCCGGCACGCCGCGCAGCTCGACGCTGCCCCAGTCTTCGAAGCCGGTGCCCGAGCCGACGACGAGGTCCCGCACCGTGCGCGAGACGAGGATCTCGTCGGCGCCCGCCCGGTCGACGATGCGCGCGGCGATGTGGACGGCGATTCCGCCGACGCTGTCGCCACCCAGTTCGCACTCGCCGGTGTGGATGCCGGCGCGGATCTGCAGACCGACGCTGCGCGCTCCGTCCTGCAGCGCCTCGGCGCAGCGGATCGCCTGGGTCGGCCCCTCGAACGTGATGAGGTGGCCGTCTCCGGTCTTTTCCACGACCGTGCCGCCGAAGCGTTGGGTGAGCTCGGCGGTGATCTCGTCGAACCGGTGCAGCAGCGCACGCCATCGCTCGTCGCCGATCGCGGCGGCCTGACTGGTGGAGGCGACGATGTCGGTGAACAGCACGCTGCGCAGGGCGCGGCGGGTCAGGGACGGCGCGGCATGGCTGCCGGTGAGGAACTCCTCGACCGTCGTCAGGATCGTGTCGGGGTCGCTCAGCCATGGGACGTGGTCCCGGCCGTCGACTTCGAGCAGCTGGGCGCCGGGAATGTGGTCGGCCAGGTAGCGGCCCTCCTGTACCGGGATGACTTCGTCCCGGGCGTGGATGACCAGAGTGGGAACGCTGATGGTGGGCAGGATGGCGCGGACGTCGAGACGAAACGCCGCTTCGAGCGCGACGCGCGCCATTCCGGGGCTGGCGCTCATGCGTTCCACCATGCCGAGTTGGCGTGTCAGTCGGACGGACGGCAGCAGGGCTTTGGTCGCCTCGCCGGTGCCCCACGAAGAGCCGGCGGCGCGCGCCCACGCCTGCCAGCGGGCGAGCCGCTGGACCGACGGCGCGTAGTCCTCACCCAGTTCCTGCACCAGGCGCGCCCGCAGCTCGGCCGGATCGCACGCAAGGTCGTCCCACCCGGTGAACCCGAAATACGCGAATGTCCCGGTGAGCACCAGCGCCTGTGTGCGCTCCGGGCGGGTCGCCGCGAAGAAGATCGATGACGGTCCGCTCTCGCTCGCCCCGAACAGCACCGCCCTGCCGAAGCCGGCAGCGTCCATGACGGCCTCGATTTCGGCCGCCCGGTCGTCGAGCGTGCGGACCCGGGGAACCGGATCGGACACCCCGACGCCGGCCTTGTCGAACAGCAGAACGCGACAGAATGTGGCGAGCCGCTCGAAGAATGCGACGGCTTCGGGCACGGTCCACACCAATTCGACGTGGCTGACGAACGACCCGACGAACACGAGGTCGATCGGCCCGTCCCCGAACACCTGATATCCCAGGCTCAGCCCGCCGCATGATGCGTACGACGTTTCCGGCACAGTGCTGACCATACGGTTTTCGGAACGCTGCACACCGGGTTTCGAGCAGCCACTCAGAAGGGTGGTGTGTCCACCGCTGTCGTTGTGTCAGCCGCTGAACAGGAACTGTTCGCGTAACCGTGCCATAGCCTCGCGTCGTCCGCCGTCGGCGAGTTGCAGAGCTTCGTCATATTGCGGGGCGCTGCCCTGATCGTCGGTGGGATCGGTCGTGCCGTTGTCAGAGATCTCGGGTTGGTTCATGGTGATCCCTGTATGAGGATGTCACCTGGGTTGGTCGGCCCGAAGCTACTACTTCTGGAGGCAGCGGCTACGAGCGGCTGCCCTCATTCCGACCTGGGCTGCATTGTCAGCTGTTGTCGATACTAGGCCTCCGCGTCCCTCGTAAGAAGACCGTTTCAGCAACGCGGTTACACGATGCAATTGTCGTTTCGCCAGCGCACCGGTGGGCCAGTTCGAAGCATCGTGCCGTGGGCAGTTGCCGGGTCGGCCAGCCGTCGGGTCCGACCCGCAACGTTCTGTGCGCATGATGAAAACGGCACCGCACCTTATGGTTTGACGCGCGCTTGGTCCCAGCGGGTAGGGCATGGTGTGGCGGCGGCAGCGCGGCCAGTATCAGTAGTCCGCTAAAACGGCGGCGGGTCGTCGCCGTAGTCGGGTTCGGGGATGTCGACGGTGTTGGGTTGTCCGGCTTGGTGTTTGGCTTCGCGTTTGGTGGCGCGTTGGGCGGTGGCTTGTGCGGCGGCGGCCTGGTCGTGTTGGCGTTGGAGGGCGTTGAGTTCGCGTTCGCGGGCGATGTAGGCGGCGCGGTTGTGGGCGCGGGTGCGCCGTCGGGTGGGCATCATCAGGGCCCGCCCCGGACTGCGCGGCGGTGTGGGTCCGGTTGTCGGCGGTGGGGGTGGGGTGGTGGTGTTCCAGGACGGGAACAGCAGCGCCGACAACGGCGCGGTGGTGTAGGTGTGCCCGGTCGGTGTGGTGACCCGCACCGTCCCGTCGGGGGCCTGAGTATCGGTCCAGCCTTCCCAGAAGGTTTTCACCAAATGATGTTGACGGCAATAACATTTGATGTTGGCCGGATGGGTCGCGCCGTGCGGGTAAGGCTCGGTGTGGTCGATATCGGCGAACACCGCGGCCCGGTCGCAGCCGGGGAAACGGCAGGTCAGATCCCGGGCGCGCACGAAACGCTCCAGCGCGGCCGAGGGGCGGTAGCCGTCGGTGGCGGTGAGGGCGTCGAGCGGGTTGAGCACCCGCACGCGCGCGCCGTGAGCGATCAACTCGGCCAACAGCGGCGCGGGCACGATCGCGCCCCGAAACCCGGGGATCAACGCCGCGGTCCGCGGCGTCGGCACGGGCTGAGGCGCGGAGTCGGGCCGAGGCGCTGGCTCTGGCCCGGGTTCTGGCTCTGAAGCTGGCTCTGGCTCGGATGTGGGCTCTGAAGCTGGTTCCGGCTCGGGTGTGGGCTTTGAAGCTGGTTCTGGCTCTGAGGCTTCCGGTCCGGGGGCCGGCGTCTGCTGTTCGGCGGGGTCGCCGTGCAGGTGGGGGTCGGCGGTGGCGTCGAGGGCGGTGTGGTCGGCGATGACGCCGATGGTGAAACTCGACGCGCGGCCGTCGTCGACCTGGGCGGCCGGGCAGTCCGGGTGCCCGCAGCGGCAGGTCAGCACGAACGATCCGGCACCCAGAGCCCCGAGCGCGTCGGCGCGGCGCTGATCCAGGGTGCGGGGATCGTCCTCGCACACCGAGTGCACCATCAGCGCCAACCGGTGCGCCAACACCGCGGCATCGGGGGTGGCCAGCTTGCCGAACGCACTCGTCAGACCGGTCTTGTCGTCGCGGTCGCCGATGGTGAACGAGCGGCCCTGCATGCCGATGCGCAGCCGGCGCACCGCATCCGGGTCGTACCGCTCGATCCACGCGTCGATGGCCGTCTCGAGTTTTTTCTGCGACAGCAGCCCCCACTCGCGTACGGCATCGACGAACACGTCGTCCAACCGGGCCCAGGTGGCCGGGTCGACCACCAGGGCGGCGCGGAACACGATCGTCGTCACCAAGGTCACTGGCACCTGCCCGGCCGCCAACAGCCGCCCCAGCCTCGGGAAGCGGTCGCGTAACGCCAACCCCAGATCCATCTGCCCCGAGGCGCGGCCGGAGCTGATGTTCAACGCACACCCGATCTCGGCGGCTGTGGCGTCCCAGTCATCACAGGCCCAGCGGGCCCGCTCCGGCGCGCGGCGGCGCTCCCACAACTCGACGATCGCGGCCAGCTTGACCGCCTCGGCCCGCGCCGCTGCCGCACCACAGCCGCGCACGATGTCGACCAGATCCGCATCCCCGGCACCAGCCAGCGACGCCATCGGCGGCACCACGGAGTCGTACATACGTTCGATCCTAGAGAGCCAACCGCGCTCGGTCAGCACGAGATTTCGCCCCTGTGGACAACTTCGGCTACCGCAAGAAGCTTGGGGATAGACTCCGCGCCGCCGCTCCGACCGTGCTATGCGACGCCACAGCCTGCGCATACGCAGAGGCGCGTGACGCCGACGACTCCTCGAGGCTTCGAATGACGCAGCACACGCCCAAAGACGAGTTGCAGGCATGTCTTTCTGCCACCCGCCGTTCAATTTCTGCCACCTGAAATGGAATGCGCTCATCTGCCCGTTTGTGAGATCAGATCACCAAGATCGAAAACCAGAAGAGGGCAAGACCATGAAGAAGTTCACCATCACCACCGTCGCCGCAGCCGCCCTGACCGCCGGAGCTCTCGGCCTGGCCGCCCCCGCGCTGGCCGCCCCGACCGGTGGCAACGCCGCCGACACGATCAGCGCGCTGGAGGCCCAGGGCAACCGCGTCATCGTGAACCGCCAGGGCAGCGCGCCGCTGGACGAGGCCTCGGTCGTCTCCGTGACCCGCGGCCCGATCATGCGCACGGCCGTGCCGTTCGGGACGTCCAATGGCGACTCCACCCGCTCGGCAACCAGCCAGACGATCTACGTCACCGTGAAGTAATCGTCACCGACCCAGAAGGGCGCCCCCACAAGGGGCGCCCTTCTTCATGCGCGGTGCAAGCGCACCAGCGGGATCGTCCTCCGCCCGGCGCGCACCTCGTAATCGCCGTAACCGGCGTAGACGTCGAGCGCCTTCTCCCAGGCGTCGGCACGCTCGGCCGGATCGGTGATCTCCTGAGCCATGTACGGCCCGCTCAGCCGGCCTGCGAGCACCTCCACCCGCGAGTCGGCCTTGAGGTTGCGGTACCACGACGGGTTGCCCGGCCTGCCGTAATTCGACGCGATCAGGATCAGAGAGTTTCCGTCGACCACGTAGAGCAGCGGCAGCGTCCGTCGCAGGCCGGTCTTGGCCCCGATCGTGGTCAGCAGCATCACCGGCACCGGATAGACACTGCTGAAGCGGCCGCCGCTGAGCCGCAGCAGCGGCGGATCGATACGCGGCGCGAGCCGCGTGACGTACCAGTAGCCCAGCGGAGTTCGGGCGAAGCGTTCCAGCGTGCGTTCGTACACGCTCATATGACGCCGACCGGCCATGACTGGACGCTACAGTCCGCAGGCCTCGAGAACCCCGCACAACGCCGAAACCGCGGCGTCGAAGGCATGCTCGGGCGGTGCGGCGAAGCCGACGACGATCCCGTCGCGTTCGGCGACCTCGGGCCGCGCGTCGGGGTGGCGCATGATCGAGAGACCGGTGAGCGCGATGCCGGCCTCGCCGGCGCGCCGCATCACCTCGGGCTCGGCCCCGTCGGGCAGGCTCACCAGGAGGTTCAGCCCCGCGGCCAGGCCCCTGATCTCGACGTGGAACGGTTCCAGCGCACTGACGAGGGTGTCCCGGCGGCGCCCGTACCGGGCCCGCATCCGCCGGATGTGCCGGTCGTAGTAACCGCGCGCGACGAACTCGGCCAGCGTCAGCTGACCGATGACATTGACGGAGAACTGTTGTCCCCCAGCGGCTTCCACCACGGAGTCGACGAGTCGCTCAGGTAGCGCCATCCAGCCAAGCCGCAACGCCGGCGAAAGGCTCTTGCTGGTCGAACCGAGGTACGCCACGCGATCCGGATCCAGCGCCTGCAGCGCGCCGATGGGCTGACGATCGAATCGGAACTCGCCGTCGTAGTCGTCGTCGAGGACGAATCCTCCTGTGCGCTGTGCCCATTCGACGACGGCCATCCGCCGGGACGGGTGCATCGGCATCCCGAGCGGATTGTGGTGGGCCGGCGTCAGCAGCACCGCGGTCGCGTCCAAGCCGTCGAGGTCCTGCGCCACCGCACCCTTGTCGTCGACACCGATCGGCACCGTCGTCACCCCTGATGCGGCAAGCGCGTCGCGGAACAGGAACAACCCGTACGCCTCGACGGCGATCGGCCCGCCCAGGGATCGCGCCAGCAACACGACCGCCTGTCGCACTCCGGCGCACACGACGATCGACTCCTCTGACGTGCGGACCCCACGGGTTCGGGCAAGGTATTCCGCCAGGGCTGACCGCAATTCGATGCTGCCGCGCGGGTCGCCCATCCGCAGCGCCTCGTTCGGTGCGGCGGCCAGTGCGCGGCGCGCGCACGTCAGCCACTGTCCGCGGGGGAACTCCGAGACGTCCGGCGTGCCCGGCATCAGGTTGTGCACCGGAGCAGCCCGTCCCCCGCGCGGGCGAATGCGGGCCACCGGCCTGGTGGTGTTGAGCACCCAGGTGCCGGCGCCCTGGCGGGAGCCGAGCCATCCTTCGGCGACGAGTTCGGCGTAGGCGTCGGCGACGGTGTTGCGGGCCAGGCCGAGATCGGACGCCAGCGTGCGCGACGGCGGCAGCATCGTGCCGGGGGCGAGTCGGCCGGAGCGTACGGCGTCGCGCAATGCGGTGATCAGCTGTTCCTTGCTGCCGCGGGCACCGGGCGTGACGGACCCGCGCAGCTCCAGATGCAGATCGCGAGTCCCCGAATTGGCCCAGGAAACCATGATGGAATTGAACCACCGTGGTGGGTCTTTCGCGGTTAGCGTCGACGTCATGACACGGCTGAGGATCTACAAGAGTTCCCCGGAGCTCTACGACGCGATGATGACGTTGTCCACGGCGGCCGCCAAGGACGTCGAACCGGAGCTGGGCGAGCTGATCAAGATCCGCGCCTCCCAGATCAACCACTGCGCGTTCTGCCTCGACATGCACACCCGCGATGCCCGGAAGCTCGGGGTAGGCGACCAGAAGCTCGACGTCCTCGCGGCATGGGCGGAGGCGGGCGACATCTTCACCCCGCGGGAACGCGCCGCCCTGGCGCTGACCGAAGCGATCACGGTGCTCGGCGATCACGGGGTCTCCGACGACGTCTACGCCCTTGCCGCAGACGCCTTCACGGATCGAGAACTGGGACAGGTCATCGCGATGGCCGTGACCATCAACGCCTGGAACCGGATCAACGCCGCCGTGCACACCCCGCCCCCGCGGCGCTGAGCGAAGGGCCGAAGGTAGTGCCGTTGGACCCTACGACCAGCGGCGGAGGCCGACGACCATGAGTTCATGGACGCGACAACCACACCGGTGACCGAGCTCACCGATGCGCAGAGCTGGGACCTGCTGTCCGGGGTATCGCTGGGCAGGCTGGTCACGACCGTCGGCGGGTGGACCGAGATCTTCCCCGTCAACTACGTCGTCCAGCACAAGACGGTGCTGTTCCGTACCGCGGAAGGCACCAAGCTGCTCACCTCGGTGCTCAACGAGCACGTGGTGTTCGAGGCCGACGACCACACTGTCAGCGAGGGCTGGAGCGTCGTGCTGCGCGGCACCGCCAAGCTGCTGTCCACCTCCGAGGAGATCGCCGAAGCCGAACGCGCGGGCCTGTACCCGTGGGTCGCGACCCGCAAGCTCCGCTTCGTGCGCATCCGCCCCGAGACGCTGACCGGTCGTCGCTTCGTGTTCGGCCCCGAACCCGACCACACCGCGCTCGTCAGCTGACGGTCACACCCAGTACGGCACGCGGGCCCGGTACTGGCGCATCGCCAGCGCGGCGAACACCCAGCCGAACGCTGTCAGGACCAGAACCACGACCCAGTGCCGCAGTTCCTGATCCGCACCCAGCAAGGGCGCCCGCACGATGTCGAGGTAGTGCAACAGCGGATTGAGTTCGACGATCTTGGCCCACTGGCCGGCGCCCTGGGACTGCAGCGTCGCCTCGTTCCAGATGATCGGCGTCATGAAGAACAACAGCTGCACCAGGCTGTTCAGCAGCGGGCTGATGTCGCGGTAGCGGGTCGCGAGGATCCCGAAACACAAAGCCACCCAGACACAGTTGAGGGAGATCAGCGCCAGCGCGGGAATGACGGACAGGTCCGTCCACGTCCACGGTTTGGGGAAGATGATCGCGATGATCACGAAGATGATGATGTTGTGCGCGAACAGGATCATCTGCCGCCAGACCAGCCGGTAGACGTGTACCGACAGCGGGGTCGGAAGTTGTTTGATCAGACCCTCGTTGGCGATGAACACCTCGGCGCCCTCGAGAATCGACGCGTTGATCAGATTCCAGACGATCAGCCCGAGCGTCACGTAGGGAAGGTGTTCGGAGAGTTCGAGTTTGAACAGCTTCGAGTACAGCGCACCCATCGCCACCGCGGTGGTGCCGGTGGCGATCGTGATCCAGAAGGGGCCCAGCACCGAACGCCGGTACCGCTGCTTGATGTCCTGCCAACCCAGGTGCAGCCACAACTCGCGCTTGCCGAAACCGCCCACCAGGTCGGCCCAGGCCCGGGTGAACGTCTTCGATTGCGCCGCGGCATCCGTGAACGTCATCGTCGCGCGAACCTCTCCCGTCGTCCCAACCGCCGCAGGCGGATCCACTCGGCGAAACCGCGGGGATCATGCGTCGACACCAGGAAGTACCAGCCGAATCGCAGCCATTCCTGCGCGACGAGTTTGCGCATGCCCGGTTGCGCCTGCAGATAGCCCCGGTTGCGGTAGGTGTAGAACC
This window contains:
- a CDS encoding galactan 5-O-arabinofuranosyltransferase, with amino-acid sequence MRSALAVLGQMVVATVLAAVVAVISLAAIARVEWPAYNSSNQLHALTTVGQVVCLAGLLAAGLVWRRGRRTLARLGAVFFLAAFSVVTLAMPLGATKLYLFGISVDQQFRTEYLTRLTDSASLHDMTYIGLPPFYPPGWFWIGGRLAALTGTPAWEMFKPWSIISITVAIVLALVLWTAMVRFEYALVVSTATAAAALAYSPAEPYAAIITVLLPPVFVLAWSGLGARGRTGGQERSDPGNGHGGQERSDPGNGHGGGWAAVVAVGIFLGGAALFYTLLLGYAAFTLTIMAVLLAVARRALDPLLRLLVIAAISGAIALIGWGPYLIAAAKGTPADSGTAQHYLPVDGAQLSFPMLQFTLLGALCMLGTLWLVVRARSSTRAGALAVAVLAVYAWALLSMVTTLVGTTLLSFRLQPTLTVLLTAAGAFGFLEAARALAGRVAAPNAHRVIAVATAVGALGAVTFSQDIPDVLRSDIVVAYTDTDGSGQRADRRPPGAEQYYREVDAKIQQVTGRPRNQTVVLTADYSFLSYYPYYGFQGLTSHYANPLAQFEERAGAIEGWSMLTDADQFVAALDALPWPPPTVFLMRRGANDTYTLRLAEDVYPNQPNVRRYHVALDDALFDDPRFDVSTIGPFVLAIRKPSTI
- a CDS encoding adenylate/guanylate cyclase domain-containing protein, producing the protein MPETSYASCGGLSLGYQVFGDGPIDLVFVGSFVSHVELVWTVPEAVAFFERLATFCRVLLFDKAGVGVSDPVPRVRTLDDRAAEIEAVMDAAGFGRAVLFGASESGPSSIFFAATRPERTQALVLTGTFAYFGFTGWDDLACDPAELRARLVQELGEDYAPSVQRLARWQAWARAAGSSWGTGEATKALLPSVRLTRQLGMVERMSASPGMARVALEAAFRLDVRAILPTISVPTLVIHARDEVIPVQEGRYLADHIPGAQLLEVDGRDHVPWLSDPDTILTTVEEFLTGSHAAPSLTRRALRSVLFTDIVASTSQAAAIGDERWRALLHRFDEITAELTQRFGGTVVEKTGDGHLITFEGPTQAIRCAEALQDGARSVGLQIRAGIHTGECELGGDSVGGIAVHIAARIVDRAGADEILVSRTVRDLVVGSGTGFEDWGSVELRGVPGVWQLLVVDRRGPRAGSSEARLMSTATPGPRAAMRRTDRAVAVVARRTPWLLRGVARLAPATPQVTSPSP
- a CDS encoding GtrA family protein, with translation MSPQLSLTTQIWRFVVTGGLSAIVDFGLYVALLAAGLHVNVAKTLSFIAGTTTAYLINRRWTFQAPPSRARFIAVVALYAVTYAVQVGINYVFYMQFEDQPWRVPVAFVIAQGTATVINFIVQRAVIFRLR
- a CDS encoding decaprenylphospho-beta-D-erythro-pentofuranosid-2-ulose 2-reductase, whose protein sequence is MVFDATGNPQTILLLGGTSEIGLAICARYLRNAKARVILACMPGDPLRAAAQTQMQEAGAKAVEVIDFDAVDTDSHPAVIEKAWAHGDVDVAIVAFGLLGDAEELWQNQRKAVQIADINYTAAVSVGVLLGDKMRAQGSGQIIAMSSAAGERVRRSNFVYGSTKAGLDGFYLGLGEALREYGVRVLVIRPGQVRTRMSAHVKEAPLTVDKEYVAELAVTASAKGKDLVWAPGAFRYVMMVLRHIPRPIFRKLPI
- a CDS encoding FAD-binding oxidoreductase produces the protein MFRTEFPTTAKRLTGWGRTAPTVAQVLSTPDPEVIVNAVARAAEQPDRGVLARGLGRSYGDNAQNGGGLVIDMNALNRIHSINTDDALVDVDAGVNLDQLMRAALPLGLWVPVLPGTRQVTIGGAIACDIHGKNHHSAGSFGNHVRSMDLLTADGRVRTITPTGSDSDLFWATVGGNGLTGIILRATIAMTPTETAYFIADGDVTHSLDETISFHSDGTEDNYTYSSAWFDAISAPPKLGRAAISRGSLATLDQLPAKLQKNPLEFDAPQLLTLPDIFPNGLANKYTFMPIGELWYRKSGTYRGKVQNLTQFYHPLDMFGEWNRAYGSDGFSQYQFVVPTDAVEEFKAILVDIQRSGFYSFLNVFKLFGPGNQAPLSFPIPGWNVCVDFPIKPGLNEFLNGLDQRVLEFGGRLYTAKDSRTTAETFHAMYPRIDEWITLRRKVDPDGVFASDMARRLELL